A part of Caretta caretta isolate rCarCar2 chromosome 1, rCarCar1.hap1, whole genome shotgun sequence genomic DNA contains:
- the LOC142070762 gene encoding uncharacterized protein LOC142070762 has product MTVLQPRRVRQSMERKRNESTSVILPSFLFSRECTAGVPSLSGYLNFSGAWLLSIDSSLVPQGMKDRGHNRDPKQRRVKLKELRQAYQKTRDANGRSGTEPQTCRFYDELHAILGGSATTTPAMLFDSFNGDGGNTEAGFGDKEDDDDEEEVVDSSQQASGETGFPDSQELFLTLDLEPVPPEPTQGCLPDPPGGEGTSAACVSRITGSSPS; this is encoded by the exons ATGACTGTCCTACAGCCACGCAGAGTGAGGCAGAGCATGGAAAGGAAAAG AAATGAGTCTACCAGTGTTATCCTgccttcctttctcttctccagagAATGCACAGCTGGTGTCCCCAGTCTTTCTGGATATCTGAACTTTTCTGGGGCCTGGTTGCTCTCTATTGACTCTTCTCTGGTGCCACAG ggcatgaaggacagaggccataacagggacccaaagcagcgccgtgtgaaacttaaggagctgaggcaagcctaccagaaaaccagagatgcaaacggccgctccgggacagagccccaaacatgccgcttctatgatgagctgcatgccattttagggggttcagccaccactactccagccatgttgtttgactccttcaatggagatggaggcaacacggaagcaggttttggggacaaagaagatgatgatgatgaggaggaggttgtagatagctcacagcaagcaagcggagaaaccggttttcctgacagccaggaactgtttctcaccctggacctggagccagtaccccccgaacccacccaaggctgtctcccggacccgccaggcggagaagggacctctg ctgcatgtgtttcaaggatcacaggatcttctccttcctag